A segment of the Hippopotamus amphibius kiboko isolate mHipAmp2 chromosome 8, mHipAmp2.hap2, whole genome shotgun sequence genome:
CTCTAGGCTAGCACTCGGCacataagcacttaataaatacacagtgaatgaataagtgagcaaATGAACGAGTGAGTCCCTTCATCACCCGCATCTGCTCATCCTCACGTGTTCATTGGGTGGCACCACCATCCACCTGGCTGCCCAGGTCTAAAAACTGGGCAATGCGGTAGGTGCAACCCTGTCCCCTCTCCCATCCAGTCACGTGGTCAAAATGCTTCTGCTCGTTCGTTCACTGTATCAAGGATAATATCCACCCTTTGCCTCTCCTCGGGCAACAACCTAGCCCAGGCTACCATCTTCCCCAGATCCTAAAACAATCTTCTTTGCAGGTCTCCCTGGAGTCTTGCCCCATAATACACTCTCCATAAGCAGCCAGTGATTTTTCTAGAATCTCACATCTCGTTACAACCCCCTCCCTGTCCATAGAGCTCAGTAGATCTTCAAAGTGCTCAGGACAAAGTCTAACTCCTTAGTGGGGTCTACAAAGCCCTACGTCACCTAGCCCATGTCCCCCTCACAATCTGTGCCAACAATTACCCTGTGAGATACATACtgttatcacccccattttacagctagcaagacagaggttcagagaggctaagaCACTTGCCCAGGGCAGCACAGCTAACGGGATTCAATCAGAGTGTGTTCACATTCTCACCCACCATGTGTTACTGTCTTTTACAAGTAGTCAATGCTGGCACTCTCACTTCTTAAAAAATCTGGTTAGTTGAGATACTAGTTCCCTGGCTCAGAATAACTATTTGAGTCATGGAAGGGGGTCTCAGAAGTCCTGATAAAGGAATAAGGAATGAGGAATAAGTAAAGGGGCCCCTGAGAGCCGTTCGCTGGGGCTGTCCATCTTTGCAGATGGGTGGAGAGAGCTGACCCCTGACtcccttctcctggagccacatGCAGCCAAGATCCAACCTCCTCCACCGAGTCCACCgagcccccacccccgctccagcCCTGAGCAGCTTTCACATCAGTAACATGTAAGGACCCTCTGGTTGACACCATGATGGTGCATCCCAGGCAGCCTCCAGGCTCCCAAATGTCAGTGTGTCCTGGTGTCATTTGTTCTACTGAGAAGGTCTGGAAGGACTGGTAGAAAGTTCTAGAGAGGTAGGCCCAATGAGAAGGTGGAGAGAGAGGTGGACTGTGACCTGCAGGTCTGTTGGGTCCGGCTGGGTTTGGAGAGCTGGTGCTCTGGCCAGGCGTACAGTGGGGGTCAGGTGGCCCCACTTACTGGGCAGCTGAAAGTACAGGCTTAGGAACCAGTCAACACAGATCTGACTCTGTGCCGTAGACGTTTCCACATAGAACAGGGTTAGCGATGTCCTACTGCCTCATAGGGTAGTTATGAGGCcgaaaggagaaaagacagggcATTGGGCAGAGCTTGGCACATAACGGGTCTTGAATAACAGTGGGATCATTACTGTTTCGTAGTTCTGACTGTTGTTATTCACAGAGTCAGGGAGTGGtgaggtgcacaggctctggagccagcttgcctggatttgaatatcagctctgccatttagtggctgtgtgaccttgaaagtgttacttaacctctctgtgcctcaatatCATCATCTGTGAATGGAGATAATGATACCGATTTTAGAGCAGTTTGgctgaagattaaataagttgATACACAAAGCACAACTGGTACACGATGTTACATGGttgctatttttattgttattaggATTATTCTAATTACTTTTAGAGGTGGTTAGAGGAAGCAGTCTGGAGAGAAGTTTGGAGACAATAGTAGGAGGAAGCTAGAGCTTAATAAATAAGCACCACCTGCATGGGATTGGGGGGCATAGACTTGGTTAGGGAGGGACCATGtgggttgttttttatttattttttgtcaatatGTGTTTGTATGGGTGTGTGGCAGAAGAGCACTGGGCTTGAAGTTCAGACACATCTGGGTTCAGAATCACAAGctggtggccttgggcaagttacatcatgtcttaagcttcagtttcctcatctgtaaaatgagggtgatgATAGCACAAACCTATGGGTGgggggctgttgtgaagattaaataaaaacatgcttGGAAGGCATTCAGCTTAGTGCCTTGCATCATCTAGGTACTCcggaaattttaattaatataccAATGCTGTCACTGTGTGTAGAGTCTGTCACGTGTGAGCAAGGCCGTTCAGACACAGCAATAATAAGACATTATCTACTCAGCCAAGATCTCCTGAGCTCCTGTAATGCACCAGGTGCCCTTTTAGGCACAGCAGATGCTGCTGTGAAAAAGATAGCCAAgggtcctgccctcatggagccgAAGATTCTGGAAATTCCATGACTGCCATCCACAGAGGAgctgagaaaaggaaggaaaaatgacaTGATCATAATCGCCCCTCATCTGCTGGGGGATGAGCTGGCTCTGGGGTGACCAGGGGAGGGAACTCCACGCCGGGTCTTTGCGCCTGGAGCCTGAGTGAATGTGGGAGGCTGCCAGGATCTGCCTGCAGACCCAGAACAAGAGCCCAAACCCTGGAGCTGTAGATAAAACTTTAGGCAAAAATGACATCCAGAAAGCCACTCCTTGGAAGGGTTCCCAGAGCCCCTCCCTTCAGCTCCCGTAGACCCCACCCCCATTGTGGCTGGACCTGCAGGTGGAGGGGTGAAGGCTAGGGAGGGAGAGAACCTGGGCTTCTTACGGCAGTCGAAAGAAGAAGCACAGAATCAGGCAGCTGACAAGCCTGGGTCTTCGTCCTGGTGCTACCTGTGTGACTTCAGGCTGCTGTTTCTGGTCCCAGGGCCCCAGTTTCCAGAATGCAGGGTGATGTCACTCTCCTCCCAGGCTGTCTGTTTGAGGATTAATTGTGGCCCTTCCCGTGTGAAAGCTCCAAGAGGACGGCCAGCAAGAGAACCCTTGTTCCGGGACCTGGTGTCTAACattgcccctccccagccccaccagggTCTTTCCTTCCCTAAAAGCCAGCCTGGAAACCCCTTCTCCTCCCTAGCCTCTCCCGAAGCTGACCCCCTATTGTCACCTGCCTGCTGACAGCCCGCAGGGGCCTACTGACCACTTTCCACATGTGTTCGCTGACTCCTCTTCAGGTGGCCCGTCAGCAGGACCAGCAGCTGCCTGCCTGCTCAGCTTCCCAAAACAGAAAGCTCGCCTGACCCAGAAACACAGCACGCGTCCAAGGAGGAACAGGATGGCAGGCATGTAGGAGGATTGCCAGATAAGGCCTGGGCAATGTTGTCCCACTCTTGTGGTTACCGTGTGCTCCCACATCCCACTGGCTCGAGTTCCAATCCTCAGCCATCTGTGTGGCCTAGGGCAGgtggcttcacctctctgaaccatGGGGATTCAATGAGATGATGAATGAAAGTGCTGGGCACAGGGCCTGGTACACAGTCAgcgctcaataaatgtgagcAGTGACCACGATTACAAGAGGCAGTACAGCACAGGGGTCAGGAGCCAGACTTCTGAGGTTCAAATCCCACTCTGTCACTTCGCTGGGTGTGTGGACACGAGGAAGATACATCCTCtcgctgtgcctcagtttccccatctgttccATGGGGATAATAAAGGTCCCTTCCTCATGGGGTTGTAGGGAGGATTAGCTGAGTTAATACGCATACATGTAAAGCGCTTAGAACGGAACCCGGCACATGGACAGTGCCAGAGAAATGCTAATGACTGCCGTTGCTATTTTCTAGCTGCACAGCGTCCCTTCCCTCCTGCGGGCCTGGATGCTGCAATCACCCTTGAAATGAGAAGGTAAGTGAGGTCACCGAGCATGtgttcccacccccatccccaggctTGGCAGAAGGGAGGactgggaggaaggagaagcagCGTCTTCTAGAACACACCCACCAGCAGACTCGCCCGCAAGTAAAGCGTAAACACAGACCCATCTGCACAGAAGCACACAcgcacccctccaccccctccaatCCACACACAGACTCACTCTCTTAGGACCAagccacccccatccccacccctgctcGGAAagctcccccagcccccgcccagggggtgggcagggcccgCGTTCTTCTGTGTCGGGCAGCAGCGATTCTCTGCATCCTGGCGCCACACCCAGCCAGCCGCGCCCGCTGTAATTACGGAGAGAGCTGAGGCCTCCGTGCCCAGCGTGATGTCAGCCCGAAGCTTCCAGTATGATGACCTCACCCCAGTCGCTCGGGGTGGGAGCGCGTCTGCCTCTCCCTCTCAGCCCCGGGAGGAAGGCAGCGGTGTCTGTGCTGGTCAGGTCAGCACAGACCTGAAGGGTCCCACCCAGGCCGGCTGCCCCCCAGCAGTGGGCACAGGCCATGCTCTGCACCTCCGTCTCCTCAGCTGCAGAAGGGGCCTGGTGACAGCGTTGTGAGGGTTTAGGGCCATGACGTCTGCAAGTGCTCACCGCCGTGGCAGGTACGCAGGGGACAGTAAACGCTGGGGATGTTGTCATCCTCTATACTATTATTTTTAGCAAACTGTCTCATGTGCGCCCTACTTAATAACCAAACCGATGTCTCAACTGATGACTCACTGAATTCCTTaatacccccaccccaccccacgagGAAGGCAGGGCCCAGACCCTAAGCCCAGAGCAGGAGCACGGCACGCCCCGAACTGCACACCTGCTGGGGACAGATCAAAGACAAATCCAAGCCCCAGGGGACTGGAGGTCAAAAGACAATTGACAAATTCATTCTCTGAGCTACATGGGAGGGGCAGGGAATTCGAGAAAACAGGTCCTCTCTGGGGTTAGAATTCCAGACCGGACACTCTGCCTGAACACAGCACCTTTGGATAATTCTTATTATTAACTGTTATCATCATAATAGCAGCTACCATTGGATAATACTCCCTAtggcagtttcctcatctgtaaaatggggatcatcgTGGTACCCTTACCTCATGGGATTGTTGGAGAGGATGGAGGAGTTACTGTTTGTGAAGCATTTAGAAGAGGGCCTGGCATGTAGCAAGTGTTATGTAATTAAGAATgaacactgaaaatataaaagtgaTGGTTTGCTAGAGGCTTAAGGAGGATGACCCCATGACACATTGTGAGGAAGCTgctattatatccattttacaggtgggaaagcTGACAGCTTGGAGCCACTTGGGGAAGAATGTTACTCCCCTCAGAGGGCACAGAAGGCAAGCTCTGAGAGCTTGAGGATGCTGGAGGCTTGGAAGGGGTGATTGCAACCCAGGGCCACCTGGCTGCAAATCCACTAGGCTCccgtctctctccttcccttctgcgGGTCCCCACGAGAGAGGCAGGATGCCGCAGGCTTGGGGGAAGGTATTTCCAGAGGGTGACCTGAGCCCTCAGCCAGGCTAGGGTTATTAATAGCCAGGCCTCAGTGCCCTGCTAGTGGCGGGCGGGCTCCGGGGGCGGGAGCGGGAGGGAGGGCGGAGCTGAGCCGAGCTGGGGGAGGAGAGTCCAGAGAGGCTGGCAGAACTTGGCCGCAAAGGCCCCGCCCAGACCCCTGGGAGCCCAGCTGTCCCCTCAGCGGATTCTCTGGGGCTGGTTCATCACCTCCGAATACTCCCGTGACAGGAGGCGCTCGCAGAAcccgcctcccgcccccagcAGCAATAAATAGAAGGCACCCAGCCCAGGAGAAGCAAGGAGAAGTTTCTGGGCCTGCGTCCCGGGTTTATTAAGCTCCCGGCTCTCCTTAGAGGCTCTGGCTGAGAGCCTGGACGGCCTGGGCGGACAGTGGCTGGCTGATCTCCGGTGAGGCTGTGTGGAGAGGGGTCCTTGAGAATTCTGCTGGACGAGCCAGGGGTCGCCTTTGGTGGCTGGAGTGTCTCTGGGGGCTGGGACCCCAGCCTGCTGTGTGCCTCCATCCTTGGCAGTGGATAGTTCGGCATTTTCTGAAGCTGAAGAATAAGCTTGGAAGGCCAGTGCACGCACAtcagcttgctgtgtgaccttgggcaggtggctccctctctctgagcctctgtttcccctccAGCTCAGCAGCCGCCATGGCTGATGGTCAGATGCCCTTCCCCTGCCATTACACGAGCCGCCGGCGCCGGGACCCCTTTCGGGACTCGTCCCTGTCCTCCCGTCTGCTGGATGATGGCTTTGGCATGGACCCCTTCCCCGACGACTTGACTGCCTCTTGGCCCGATTGGGCCCTGCCTCGACTCTCCTCCGCCTGGCCGGGGACCCTGAGGTCGGGCATGGTGCCCCGGGGGCCCTCCTCCGTGGCCAGATTTGGGGTGCCCGCCGAGGGCAGGagccccccacccttccccggGGAGCCCTGGAAAGTGTGTGTCAACGTGCACAGCTTTAAGCCGGAGGAGCTGATGGTAAAGACCAAGGACGGATACGTGGAGGTGTCTGGTGagtggagggcaggaaggagagaacCCGGGGAGGGGGTGTAGGCCTCAGCCCGGGAGAGCCAAGAGAACAGCTCCCTTAGAGGGGACGCTGTGGCAGCATGACACAGGTGACTTCAGGGCTCAGGAATGCAGCCCATAGAAGTTCTCTTTACAGAAAAGCTCTCCTCTTCTGGCTCCCAGGAGAAATGTTAACCTGAGAGCTCTTGGGGCCTTTGGGTGCAGCATCAGCCAGCCAACAGGGAGACAGAAACCACGTTGCATGTTTCAACAGAGAGAATTTAGTATAAAGACTACGTTTAACAGATATAGGAGTAAAAAGCCAAAGAAGTGGGGTGCACCCAGGCATCAGGACACAGTCCAGATGGGGGTGCTTGATGCTGTGTAATGACAGTGTCAGCAACTAGTTCAGGTCCGAAGAGAAATGTCTCCCCTTGTCctggatgaggaaacagaggcataaGCATCGTGATATGACATGGTAACCTCGGCTGAGCACTTATGGTCTCCCAGGCACTGAGCTCAGCACTTTACCTGTAGCATCTCAGTGAACAGAAGCAGGAGGCGCGGGGCCTGTCTGTCTCCtctttttacaggtgaggaaactgaggcacagagaggttaaagtaACCCACCCAAGGCCACCAAGGATTCAAAACCCGGCTGTCTGGGAATTGGGAGGCCAGAAGCGAATTGACAATTGGCTCAGCACCTACCAGGTGCCAAGGGCTACAGCTTTTATATTCCTGTTCTCTGATAACCCTCACTGCAGCCCCAAGAAGCGGAGGTGGCTAGTCCCATTTTGCAGCtgaggaggctgaggcccaggcGGGCCCTCGTCCAAGGTCGTGCCGTGAGTCAGCAGCAGGCAGTGTCTGGGCCTGCCCACATCCCAGCCTGGGAGAGGGCATGTTTGGGGAAAAGGATAGAGGAGACGGACACTCAGTCCCTGCAAAGCAGGGCAGCAGGGGAAAAGCGTTCCGTCCCTTCCCTCCCAATTAATGCTCCATTAAAGAGCATGTCCCTGGCAGGCTCTACCAGCCCGAAGATCCATAAAAGCCGTTGCGAACAGGCTGGGTAGGGACTAGCCCCAGCAGAGCAGCCTTCAGGGGGAGTTTCAAAGGCTCCCCAGGGCAGAATTATAAACATCAGAGGCTGCGGAGGGTGTGGTAGGCCAGGAGGCAGGCCGGGGCCTTGTGCGGGCGGAGGGGGGCGGCCAGGGCTTTCCAAGTTGGCTGCAGAGCCAGACATCTGAAACCACTTCTCTGtgctttgtttccttatctggagGTTGGGGTTCAAATTGCTACACGGTCTAAGGATTGTTGCCTTAAACGAGATGACGCATGTAAAGTGTGTACATAGTGCCTAGCACACAAGGGATCGGTATTGGTATTGGTATTGGTATTGATGTTATTAAAATGCTGGGCACATGGTAAGGCCACAATACATACCTACGTACATGCTAGATCTTCTttgagacctgggttcaaatcccaccccCGCTCTTCACCCTCTGGATGGATATGGCCAAGAAAGTCTTTTTAttgctctgagccttggttttcccatctgtagaatggggatcaATCCTGTAAGGCTGTAGGGGAGATTAAATATGCACAGACGATCTCTGATAATAAATGCAGggtgtctgtaaaatggagctaataatagTGTCTGCCTGGCACTCTGCAAACAAGGTGATTATTATTACCGCTCCTCCTGTCCTTGTTTTAATTAGAGTTCCAGAGGCTTCCACCCCAGGGTGGAGGGTCTCCCATGCCCTGTGGCCTCTCCAGGAGACTTCTGTCCAGCCTGGGGGGCTTTTTCCTCCATCCTCCTTTCTAGGTGGGGTCTGGCACCTCCAGGCTGAGGTCCCAGCTAAGTACCTTACTAATGCAGAGGCTTCGAGGGAGTCATAGAgcctcaatgtcctcatctgtaaaatggggtcattaGGGGcttaaataagacaaaaacagaCAAGGCCTTTTTAGGCTGAAAATGCCTTACAGCTGTGCACTTAGCAACCTCGGCTTGATAGAATCCAAATCCCCCAAGAATACAGAGACTCacataacagattttaaaaatcaaatcaatatCAGGGGCTCCATTTAAAAAGCAACTTTCAAGGGATGTGGGAATTCAGATCAGTCTCCCATTCTACGTTACTTAGTGACACAACCATTCTTCCTCAAGCTCTTCCTGCAGGGCGCTGTGCTAAATGTAGACATATGTTGGCTCACTGGTTCCTCATGTGGACTTTCAAGGAAATTTGTGTAGATTTATTAcacccagtttacagatgaggaaactgaggcccagagagggtaagtCACCTGAGATCACCTCCTTCTCCAAGGAAGGGTCTGAAATTCAAAGCCACCCCTGCTTAGACAGTTCCTAGCCAAGATGGCTAAATCTGCTTCTAATTGAGTGCCCTGAGGCAAATCCTACCACCTCTTGGGCCTCAGCTTTACCCTGATCTTATGAGGAGTTGGACTAGATCAGTATTTGCCAAATGGTGTATTTTAAGAGATCACTAGGCATCTGATAAATGGAGGGCGGTGGGGTCCAGGATTTCAGAAGGTACCAGATGAAACAAAATTACAAACAGGTCTCCTCACTACAGGACTTATCAGAGCCTTGAATTTGCTAATGTAGTTTATGAATCTCTGAGAGGTGGTCCTGTCTTATGTGACCACATATGCATGTCTAGGTCCAGGGAAGTGTTTGGAAAATGCTACACTAGATGATTTCCAGCATccctcacacacacccctcccccaccccggggccACCAGCAAAGAAACGTTCCCTTCAGGGGCCACTGGGCCAGGCCCTGGCGGAGGGAGGGACTGGAAAGCCCCAAGGCTGTATTCCACCCCCACTCCTTAATCCCAGGGCCTCTGCCTCCCCTGGAAACAGCACCTTCTTTCTTCAGCTGGGCCAATGGCTTTCCCCAAAGTGCTGACGCCGCTTCTTGGCACCCACATCTCTTGGTGGCTGTGAGGGGCCTctggcttcccctgctctccagatgagctcttatttatttagttagttttttcGTAATAATTACTTTCTTTGTTAACAAATGTAGCtaggaaagcaaaaaaagaaatggaaaaaatcagCCGTAATCCTCAAGCTGCCCCCATTAAATAGATATTCAAATAACATGCAAATAGTGGCCTCCTAGCAACACCCTCTTTCACCCAGCTTAACCCCTTCCCCCAAACCCCCCTTTACGGAGATGCCTTTGCTTAGAGATCCTCCCCAGCAACCCCAGCATCCTGTTTTCAGAGCATGGACAAGGAGGTTTCACTTCTGAGCATCAGTTCTTTCCCCAAATGTCAGAATAAGCCACAAGCATTCACCTCCACATGGTACGTTTACAATTTTCAAAGCAGTTCTATGACTCATTCTCTTTGGCTCCTCTCAGTAACCAAGCAATTAGGAAGTTGTCACCACCAttaagagaagaggagaggtgtgCTAGGAAATGTCAGAGCAGGGACTCCAACCCCCAACTCACATCCCTGCCTTTGAGTCTTTGCCCCGGCActtccaagctgtgtgaccttgggcacatcacttaacctctctgaacttccatTTCCCCATCCACAAAATGGTAACAATAAAAGTACCTGCTTTCTAAGGTTTTTGTGAAAAATTAGACTTGCTATCGGTAAGGTGCTTAAAAGAGTGGCGGACACCAAGGAAGTGCAATGTAAGAGTCTGCTATTATTATTCTTACCATCATTGCCATCGTTTATTGTTGCCAGGACACCAAGTGTGCAAAAGCGCTGAGTCAGAGGCACTGGCCTGTCCCCAGGGAAAGCAGGTCTCCAGGGGCCCAGGCTTTGGGGAGGGGACCAGGCAACAGACAGTGTTCCTTTGGCCATGGGCGTGTATCAGAGCTGGGCAGCTGATGGTCATGGACTTGGCAGTTCAGCATAAACTCTCCGAACTCCAAGTGGCAACACGTTGGCAGAAGAGTATGTTCTGGTTAGCCAGACACTCCTGTTGAAAAACGAGTTCCTATAAATGTACCCCTCCTGCGCAGCGGAGGCAGAAGGGGTATATTTATACTGATGCAGCCTTTCCTAAGGGAAATTTAGCAACGTATAGAGCAAGGCTTCGAAATTCTAGAACTTGGAATTTATCTAGAAAGCCATCAGGCCAGGTGTGAACATCTAGCTACCACAGTGTTCAGTGCAAAGAGGTTCTTTCCAATGTCAGAAATGCTCTTGGCCCCCCAAAGCCAGAGATTGGCTAAATGAACCTGTATCTCCCTGCAGCCACTAAAAGTCATACTGTCGGTGACTATTTGCCgtaatatggaaaaataattataacggtcagcaagagagaaaaacaagtttcGGGTATAACATACAATATGATCTCATTTGATAAAACAGGTGATATACATCTATACTATATAATTATGCATTTCTAAGTAACATAGAAAAGTCTGGAACATACACAAAAACATGGTTTCTTGGGGTGATGGAATTATGgagggttttgattttttttttcctttctacattttcaaacatatacatgTGTTATCTTGTAATCAGAAAAAGTTATTAATAAAGGAATAGTGAATAATACAGGTAAAAAGTAATGAATAAT
Coding sequences within it:
- the HSPB8 gene encoding heat shock protein beta-8, with the protein product MADGQMPFPCHYTSRRRRDPFRDSSLSSRLLDDGFGMDPFPDDLTASWPDWALPRLSSAWPGTLRSGMVPRGPSSVARFGVPAEGRSPPPFPGEPWKVCVNVHSFKPEELMVKTKDGYVEVSGNHEEKQQEGGIVSKNFTKKIQLPAEVDPATVFASLSPEGLLIIEAPQVPPYSPFGESSFNNELPQDSQEVTCT